The DNA region TAATCGCGTCCTTCATCGGCTCCAGTGCCAGGGCATCCACCGTGGACCCTTAGTATCTTGACCCTTCCATTCATTCACGCACGTCCCGACCCACCCAGGCGAACCTGAGCGGCGCCCGGAAGGCGCTCTCTGTGCTTGTTCTCTCGCACACCTCTTCGCTTGTCATGCTCCCCGCCTCGCTTGAGGCTCAGAAAAGATACACCCCAACCCTGAACCTGTCAACACCCTCTATCTGTCCGTGCCTGAACCTCGCTCGGCCACCGGAAAAAGCTCACTCTGCCGAGCAAAATGCTTCGGCCTCGGCCCAAGTGCATCATGGAGAGCGTGACCCCGCACGTTCTCTCCTTCTTTCGACTCACGTTGCCCACCCTCCTGACCACCGCTTTGGTCGGGTGTGGGCAAGGGGAGGCCATGCAAGTTCGGCAGGTCACCTCAGGCGGCACCCTCTACACGGTGGCGACGGTGGACCTGACGCGGGACCGCCTGGAACTGCACTGGCTCAATCCCACCACGGGGGAGCCTTACGGAACGTTTCGGCAGGTCATGGCGCGGCTGGGCAAGAGTGGGCGGCGCGTGCTGTTTGCCACCAACAGCGGCATCTACGCGCCTGGGCTGAAGCCGCTGGGCCTGCATGTGGAAGGAGGCCGAACACTGGTGCCTCTCAACAATGCCCGTTCTGGCGGCAACTTTGCCCTGTTGCCCAACGGAGTGTTCTGGATCAGGGGCAAGCAGGCGGGGGTGACAGAGACTCAGGCTTACCGCCGTGCAGACCTGCGGCCCACCTTTGCCAGTCAGTCCGGGCCACTGCTTGTCGAAAAGGGGCGGCTGCATCCGGCCTTCAACAAGAGCGGCACCAGCTTCAAGGTTCGCAGCGGCGTAGGTGTGTGCTCGGACGGGAGGGTGCGCTTTGTGGTGAGCGGCGCACCCGTCAACTTCCACAGCTTCGCGGTCTTTTTCCGGGACACGCTGGGATGCCCGGACGCCCTTTATCTGGACGGCAGCATCAGTGCCTATGCGACACCAGGGACCGACACGCAGTTTGCGGAGTTTGCTGGAATCTGGACCGTCAGCCGGTAGGCAGCAAGAGGCCGCCCCCGAGGAGGCGGCCTGTGGAAGTAGGCGGGGTCAGTTGGCGACGGTCAGGTTGACGGTACTGAGGGGCTCGGCATTGGGGTCTTCCAAGGGGCGCACGTCATAAGTCACCTCGCCGGGACCGGGGCGGCTCTGGTAGCTCCAGCCGCAGGTACTGTCGAGCAGAACCCGCTTGGTGCCCACGACCCGCTCGCCCCGGCGCACCGTCACGAGGTAGCCCTCGCCCGCACCCACCCCGCCGAAGCGGAAGGGCTCGCTCACCGTCTGACCGTCGGAGATGCTGAGGCTGTAAGGCTCGTCGCAGGTGGCGGCGCTGGCGTTGGGATCGGCGGCGGCCACAGTCACGGAGACGCTGGTGAGTTCAGTACCCGCCTCGTCCTGCACGGCGTAGGTGTGGGCGCCTTCGACCGGGCTGGGCACGTCCAGGCTCCAGGTGCCGTCATCCGCGACTGTGACGGTGCCGAGGCTGGTGCCGTCTTCCAGAATCTGCACGCTCTGGCCGGGCTCACCCGTACCGCTCAACGTGAAGCCCCCAGCGGGCAGTTCGGCGTCGGCCGCAGGCTCGGCGATGGTGAAGGCCGCTGCGGGTTCGGTCGGCTCGGTCGCCGTGGTGTCGGGGGTCTCCTCCGTGGCCGCGCCCGCAGGAGGCGTGGCGGGGGGCTGCGCGGCCGGGGTTCCGGCGGCGGGGCGAGAGGGTGCAGTCGTCGCGCCGGACGCAGGGGTTCCACTGCTCGGCGAGGCAGGCTCGCTCGGCTGAGCGGCTGGAGTGGTGGCTTCGGTGGCTTCCTGCTGCGCCTGACCGTCCGACGCAGCGGTGTCGTCGGAGGCGTCATCCTCCACGACATTCACCCGGAACTGGCTCTGGGTGCCGTCCGAACCCTCCACGGTGTAGACGTGTTCCCCGAGGGTGGGGGCGGGAAGTTGGGCCTGCCAGTTGCCCGCGTCGTCCACCGTCGCGGTGGCGACCTCCTGACCCTGGTCGGAGACGGTGAGGGTGATGCCGGGCGTGGCGGTGCCGCTCATCTCGAAGGGTTCGGCGGGCAGATTCGCCCCGGCGGTAGGGTTGGTCACGAGGATGCTCTCGCCGTCTCCGGTTGCTGCGGCCGCGTCGTCCACGATGTTGACCTTGAACTGGCTGCGGGTGCCGTCCGAACCCTCCACCGTGTAGGTGTGTTCGCCAGGAGTGGGGGCCGGAATCTGGGCTTCCCAGTTGCCCGTGTCGTCCACGGTGGCGGCAGCGACCTCGTCCCCCTCGTCGGAGATGGTGAGGGTCACGCCGGGAGCCGCCGTCCCACTCATGACGAAGGCTTCGGCAGGAAGGTCGGCGTCCGAGGTCGGGTTGGTGACCAGAATGCTCTCGCCGCCCTGCTGGGTCGCGGCGGGGGCGCTGGCGGTCGCCGGTTCACGGTCGTTCTGCTGCGTCAGCCAGCAGCCGCCCAGGCCGAGCAGCAGCAGGAGGGGAATCAGCCACCAGGGGAAGCCGCCGCGCCGCCGCGTCTGGGTGACGGTGGTGGTGCTGGTCGTCGTGCTGGTGGCGGGAGTCGGCGAGGGCCGGGGCGCGGGGGCTGCCCGCACCTGCGGGGTCGCTGCCGCGACGGTGGGCGGATTCAGCAGGGCGGAGAGGCCCGACATTCCCGGAGGGATCAGCCCCGGCAGCAGGCCCGGTACCTCGCCCAGCACCCGGCTGAGGCCCGCCGCCGTGGTGCCAGTGGCCCGAGCCTCGCGGCCCAGCAGCCCCAGCACGACGGGAGCGAGGAGGGCCAGCAGCTTTCCGGCGCTGGCCCCCGAGCCGCCTACCGCCGAGCCGAGGCGCCCCGTCACGGCGTCGGCAGAGCCAAACAGGTGCGTGACGAGCGGACGGCCCTGTCCCTCCAGCCGGGCAACTTCGGCGGGATCGGTGGGGAGGGGACCGGCGGCCAAGTCCTCCAGGTCACGGCTGCGGTTCAGGAGGTCAGCCGCTCCAGCCTCGTCCTGCCCCTTGCGGGCGATGGCCGCGAGGAGGACAGGGAGAGAAGCCGATGCCGCACGGCCCGCCGTACTCGCCGTGAACCCGGCCGCGCGGCCCAGCGCCTCGCCGGACGACCCGCCCAGGCGACCACGCAGGGTCTCGATCAGCCCGGTAGCGGTCAGCCCGGCGGCGACAGGCGCCGTTCCCGTGCTTCCCCCTGTGGCCATTCCCACCAGATCGCCAGGCCTCATCCCCCGCCCTGCGAGCAGGCTCAGCAGGAGCGGCAGGGCAAGTTGCAGTAAGCGGGTGGTTCCCGCCGAATCCGCCGAACCGAGACGAGAGGCGAGGGACGGCAGCGGCTCGCGCAGCACGTTCGCGGAGAGCACCTCGCCCGCCTGCATCAGCTCGGAGGCGCCGCCGGGGGCATTCAGGGCCGCGTCCACGCTGGAGAAGTTGGGGATGGCTGCGTAAGCCTGGTCTATAGCGGCCCGGCCTTCCGGCGTGCGGTCAGTGTCGGCCAGCGCCTGGACGAGCAGCGGCAGGCCCTCGCGCAGCACGCGGCCGGAGTCGGCGGGAGACAGCCCAGCGACCTGACCCAGAGTGGGCGTCGCGGGGCCGAAAAAGGAAACGAGCGGGTCATTCACGGTCATGCAGGCTCCTGGGCAGACGGAAAAGGCGTGGGAAACTGCCGCCCACTGGGGCGGCCCGGCTCACCGTACCTCAGCGCCAGAGCCGTCTCCTGACCGTCACCATGACCTTTCCCTAAGGAAAAGAGGGAAGGCCGGGTAGCCCCTCCCCCTCTCCCCTGCCCGAGTCCTTACGCTTCCAGCGCGGGGTCCGCCCCGTCGCGGGACCGCTCCACTAGGGTCAGGATGTCGTAGGTGGCGACGAGTTCCTCATTCTGGTTGGTGATCTCGGCCCGCCACTCGACCACGCCGGTCGGCCGGGTTTCACCGGGGCGCAGGTCCTTGCGAATCTTGCGCTTGCAGGTGAGGCGGGTGCGGATGGTGTCCCCGATGCCCACGGGCGTGATGAAGCGCAGGTTCTCCAGGCCGTAGTTCGCCAGCACCGGCCCCGGCGCGGCGGAGACGAACTGCCCAGCAGCGGCGGAAATCAGGAAGTAGCCGTGCGCCACCCGCTTCCCGAAGATGCCTTCCTTCGCGCCGATCTCGTCCACGTGGGCATAAAAGTGGTCCCCGGTCAGGCCCGCGAAGTTCACGATGTCCGCCTCGGTGACGGTGCGGCGGTGGGTGAGCAGGCTGTCGCCCACCTGAATCTCGTCGAAGGACTTGCGGAAGGGGTGAACCACGTCCTCGCGCACCTCGGCGCCGGGCACGTACTCGCGGGTCACGGCGGCGAGCGTGGTGGGGTCGGCCTGCACCGCCACCTTGTTCATGTGGTGCTTGATGCCTGCTGCGCCCGCGAGTTCCTCGCCGCCTCCCGCCCGGCCGGGACCGCCGTGCTTGAGCTGCGGCAGGGGGCTGCCGTGTCCGGTGCTTTCCTTCGCGTTGTTCCGGTTGAGGACGAGCAGGCGGCCGTGCGTGCTCGCCAGACCCATCACGAGGTCGGTCGCCTCGGCGCGGTCGTGGGTGATGATGCTTCCGGCGAGGCTGCCCCGGCCCATCTTGGCTAGGCGCACGGCGTCGTCCAGCGTGTCGTAGGGCAGCAGGGTCGCCACCGGTCCGAAGGCCTCCAGCTCGTGTGGGCCACGGGCGGTCAGGGGCGAGTCGCACAGCAGCACGGTGGGGTCGAGGAACGCGCCCTTCTCGCGGTCGCCGCCCAGCAGGTCGCGTTCCTCGCCGCCGATAACCACGCGGGCCTCCTCGCGCAGCGCCTCCAGGGTGGCCTGCACCCGTTCGCGCTGGGCGGTGCTGACAAGAGCGCCCATCCGCACGTCGTCGCGGGCGGGGTCGCCCAGGGTCACCTTGCCGAGTTCCTTGCGGAGCGCCTCTACCACGGCTTCCACCCGGTCGCGGGGCACCAAGGCGCGGCGAATGGCGGTGCACTTCTGCCCGGCCTTGCCGGTAATCTCGCGGGCCACTTCCTTGACGTAGAGGGCGAACTCGGGGTCCTCGGGGCGCACGGTCAGGCCCAGCACGGAGGCATTCAGGCTGTCAGCCTCGGTCACGAAGGGCACGTTGCGGGCGACGATATTGGGATGGACCTTGAGCTTGGCCGCCGTCGCCGCCGACCCCGTGAAGGCCACCATGTCCTGTTCCTCCAGGTGGTCGAGGAGGTCGCCGGGGTCGCCCGTCACGAGTTGCAGCGCCCCTTCAGGGAGCAGGCCCGACGCCACGATGTCGCGCACCACCCGCTCGGTCAGGTAGGCCGTCTGCGGGGCGGGCTTGACGAGGGTGGGCATCCCCGCAATAAAGGCGGGCGCGAGCTTTTCCAGCATTCCCCAGACCGGGAAGTTGTAGGCGTTGATCTGCACGGCCACCCCGTCACGCGGCACGAGGATGTGACGGCCCACGAAGGTGCCTCCCTTACCGAGCTGCTCCACCTTGCCGTCGGGCAGGAATCGCTCGTCGGGCAGCTCGCGGCGGGCGAGGCTGGCGTAGGAGAACAGGGTGCCGATGCCGCCCTCGATATCCACCCACCCGTCACGGCGGGTCGCGCCGGTCAGCAGGTTGAGGGTGTAGTAGTCCTCCTTGCGCTCCATCAGGTGCGTCGCCAGCGCCCGCAGCGCCCGCGCCCGCGTGTGGAAGGTCAGCCGCCGGAGGGCCGGGCCGCCCACGTCACGCCCGTAGGCCAGCGCCTGCGCGAAGTCCACCCCCTCGGAGGAGATGACGGCGACGGGGCGGCCGTAGATGGCGTCCACCAGCGTCTCGCCGTCGGGGTTGGCGTGCCAGGTGCCGTACACGTAGGAGGCAGGGCGGAGGAGGTCAGGGGTGGGAAGGGTGGTCATGGGGACTCCTTACAGAGTGGGGACGAAAAGCAAAGGCAGATGGCAAAAAGCCTGAAGCCTTCTGCCATCTGCCGTTCGTCTGCGGCGGGATCAGACACTCTTGAAGCCCTCAAATGGCTCCTTGCACGCATCGCACACATACAGCCGCTTACACAGCGTCGGGCCGAAGCTGCCCGTCATGCGGACATTGAGCGAGCCGCAGCGGGGGCAGCGGGTGGGTTCGGGGTCCAGGGTGATCAGGGGCGAGTCGCCCGCTGGGGCCGGGGGCGCGATCCCGTACTGGCGCAGGCGTTCGCGGGCGTCCTCCTGAATCCAGTCGGTCGTCCAGGGGGGGGTGAGGGTGCTGCGAACCTCCACGTCCTGTACGCCCAGCGCCCGCACCGCCTCCCCAATGGAATCTCGGATGACGTGCAGGGCCGGGCAGCCGGAGAAAGTCGGCGTGAAGGTCACGCTGACCCGCCCCCCGTCCACCGTCACGTCCCGGACCATGCCCATGTCGGTGACAGACACAACGGGGATTTCGGGGTCGGGCACGGCGGCGAGCGCGGTCCAGACCTGTTCGGGGGTAACGGGGAGGGTTGTCATGGTTTCACCAGACCTCGGCGTTCGGCACCGCGCGGGCCACGCTCTGCATCTCGGCGAGCAGCGGGGCGAGGTGCTCGGTGTGCGTGTCGCGTCCGGCCCCGGCGTCGGCGGGCACATCCGGCAAGGTCAGGCCGCACTTCCCGGTCAGGTGGGGCAGCACGAAGCTCTCCCAACTGCCGCGCAGCTTCTCCAGGTCGGGGACGATGCGGGCTGTCACCAGCTCGGCCTCGCCGGGCACAGGCTGAAACAGTTGCGCCGCGTAGGGCCACAGCTCGTCCAGTGCGGTCTGGGTGCGGCGGCGGCTTTCCTCGGTGCCCAGCGCCAGCCGCTCGACCCACAGCGCGGTGTGCTGAAGGTGGAACTTCTCCTCGCGCAGGGCCTTGGCCGCGACCTCGGCCAGCGGCGCGTAGGTGCTTGAGCGGGCCGCTTCCAGCCACAGCGCCTCGTAGGTGTCGAAGAGGAACTGCCGCAGCATAGTGAAGGCCCAGTCGCCCTTCGGCAGCTCCACGAAACGGGTGCAGCGGTACTCAGACGCGTCCCGGAAAAAGGCGAGCCGGTCGGCATCCGAGCCGTCCAGCGCCCGGCGCAGCTCCAGGTACAGCCCGGCGTGTCCCAGTTCGTCCTGCGCGATGTTCGCCAGCGCGATGTCTTCCTCAAGGATGGGCGCGTGCCCGGTCCACTCGCCATCCCGGTGCGCGAGGACGATCTCGTCGTCCGCGAGGGCCGTGAGCTTTTCAATCAGAGCGGCCCGCAGGCCCTCGGAGAGCGTCTCGGCGGCCTGCTGTTCGGTCGCAGTCATTCCTGCACCCCTTCCTTCGCGCGGCCGGGAATCAGGCCCTCGCGCTTGAGTTCCCCGATGTGGCGGCCGATGACCCCGTAGAACTGCTGCTGCTTGTAGGTCTTGTCCTTCGCGGGGGCGAACCAGCTTTCCACGGTGCCGGGGTCCTCGTCGGTGCGGACGACGGCGGACTCGGGAAAGACCAGCCAGGTCAGCGCGTCGGGATGCTGCCCCCGCGCCTGCCGCAGCGCGTCACCGGGGCCGCTCGCCTCCACGGTTCCCACGAGGTCCACGAAGGTCATGGAGCGCTTGTGCGTGCGCTTGAGTCCCACGTGGTAGGTGCCCGCCTCGCCGGGGGTGTCCAGCACCTCGGGGCGGGCGGCGAGTTCCTCCGGGGTGGCGGTCAGGATGTCGGCCTCGCGCACGGTCCACAGGCTCACGGCGGCGGGGCGACGCACAAAGACGTTGCGGGCGGTCACCAGCGCGTGCTGCGGGTCCCCCGCGTGGATGCTCCCCACCGCCTGATGGGGGCGGTTAGGGGCATCTTGCTTGAACACCTCCCAGCGGGGCCACTGGGTGTCAGGCGCGGTCATCAGTCCGCCGCCTGTCCCATCTGCCGGGCGGCGTAGGCTTCCAGCGCCTCGCGCACCCAGGCGCCGTCCTCGTGGGCCTCGCGGCGGGCACCGAGGCGCTCCCTGTTCAGCCCCTGCTGGCCTTTCACGACGGCCCAGAACTCGTCCCAGTTAATCGGGCCGTGCTTCCAGTTGCCGTCGGCGTCCTGGTGCAGTTCGGGGTCGGGGATGGTCAGCCCAGCTTCCAGCAGTTCGGGAGCATGCTCGTTGATAAACTCCTGGCGGACCTCGTCGTTCGTCTTGAGCTTGATGCCCCACTTGCTCAGCGCCCCGGTGTTGGGGCTGTCGGCGTCGTGCGGCCCCAGCATCATCAGGGCGGGCCACCACCAGCGGTTCAGGGCGTCCTGCGCCATCTGGCGCTGCTCGGGCGTGCCCTGCGCGTAGGCGACGATCATCTCCTTGCCCTGCTTGTGGTGGAAGGTCTCTTCCGAGCAGATGCGGACCATCGCCCGGCTGTAGGGGCCGTACGAGCAGCCCGCCAGCATGGTCTGGTTCTTGATCGCCGCGCCGTCTACCAGCCAGCCGATCATGCCCACGTCGGCCCAGGTGTGGGTGGGGTAGTTGAAGATGGACGAGTACTTGGCCCGGCCCGAGAGCAGCGCGTCCAGCATCTCCTCGCGGGAAATCCCCAACGTCTCGGCAGCGTGGTAGAGGTACTGCCCGTGCCCCGCCTCGTCCTGCACCTTGGCGATCAGGATGGTCTTGCGCTTGAGGGTCGGCGCCTTGGTGATCCACTCGCCCTCGGGCAGCATCCCGACGACTTCCGAGTGCGCGTGCTGCGAGATCATGCGGATAAGTTGGCGGCGGTACTCGGCGGGCATCCAGTCGCCGGGCTCAATCTTTTCGCCCCGCTGGATGCGGGCTTCAAAGGCGGCGTGCTGCTCGGCGGTCTCGGCGGGCGTCAGGGTCTGGGTCATGGCGGGCTCCTCCTGGGTCGGGACAACTTGCCTAACGAGCGTTTGTTAGATGGTACAGGATAGCAGCCTCCGCCACCCTCCCTGGCTCACAAAGTGAAGGGGGAGATCAAGGTTGAAAGTCGTCGTGGGGCGCGTCCGCGAGGGCTTGCAGGGCCGGGCGCAGAGCGGGCAACTCCACCCGCGCCGTGTGCCACACCAGCCGGGGGTCCACGCCGAAGTAATCGTGCGCGAGCAGGTTGCGAATGTCGCGCAGCCGGGGCCAGGGCACGCCGGGGGTGCGGTCCTGCACGCTCTGGGGAATGTATTTGGTGCCCTCGCCCAGCCGCAGCAGGTTGTGCAGGACGGCGTCCTGGCTGCGCTCGTCGGCGAGGAAGGAGGCCAGGGTGTGACCGTCCGTGGAGGCGGTCACGCGGTCCAGCGCCCGCAGCAGGTCGTGGACCCGCCAGCGCCAGCGCTTGCCCCGGTGCGAGTGGGGCGGCGGGTCGGGCACCTCCAGCACGTCCACGGCGTCGGCCAGAATCTCGCCGCGCAGGGCGGGGTGCAGACCGCCTTCCGTCAGCACGTCCACCCGGCGGCCCAGCAGGTCCTCAAAGACTTCTTTGGCCCGCATCAGGTCTAGCAAGCCCATCTCGCCCGCGAAGTCCAGCAGCAGGTCTATGTCGGCCGACGAGTCCGCCTCGCCTCGCGCGACCGAGCCGAAGACGCGCACGCGGGAGACGCCCGCTGCCCGCCACGCGGCCTCGCCGTCGCGCAGCACGGCGGCGATGGTGGGGAGGCGCAGGTCGGGGAAAAGGGGGGGAGGGGGCGACGCCACTGCCCCGGAGTGTAGAGCGTCGGCGCGGTCATTCCGCCCATGTTCCCCGGTCCACGCTTTACGATCCGACCTGTGATCGTCGCCATCGGCCATGACCTCATCGAGATTGAGCGCATTCGGGGCCTGCTGGTGCGGGAGGGGCGGCGGGCCGAGAAACTGTTTGCCCCGTGCGAGCTGGCCTACTGCGCTGAACATGCGGACCCCGCCCCCAGCCTCGCGGCCCGGTTTGCGGCCAAAGAAGCCTTTCAGAAGGTCTGGCCGCGCCCGCACGGGTGGCGCGACGTGTGGGTAGAGCGCGAGCGGACGCCGGACGGTCCCTTCCCCTTCGCCCGCCCGGTGCTGGGCTTCGCGCCAGAGATCGCGGCGGAACTGGAGGCGCGGGGCTGGGTGGCGCACCTGACGCTGACCCATACGAAGGAGCACGCGTCGGCAGTGGTGGTGCTGGAGGCGCGGTCAGGGCGCTAACGGGGCAAGGAGCGTATTCCTTCCACCCCAGTGAGTTGCTCGGTCAGGCGCACCCCCTCCACCAGATGCGCCCGCAGCACGCCAGGCAGCCAGGGGAGGCAGTCCGGCGGCAACGCGTCCGCTGCGAACCACCCCACCTCGGAGGTCTTGTCCAGTGGCTGTGGCTCGCCGTCCCAGGCGCCAGCCAGGAACAGGAAATCCACGCCCGCGACCGGGCCGCCCAGCCCGATCACGTCGTATCGGGACACGCCCAGCGAGCGCAGGGCGGCCGGGTCCACGCGCAGACCGACTTCCTCCCACGCTTCGCGGGTCACTGCGTCTAGTAGAGCCTCGCCCGGCTCCACCGCGCCGCCGGGTAAATTCCACAGGCCATCCGCAAAGGTCGTCCCCGAGCGCCGCCCCAGCAGCACCCGGCCCGAGGCGTCCCGCACGACCAGCCACACGATGAGGTGAATCACCGCCCCAGCGTAGAGCCTGCGCTATGCTGCCTCCGCGTCACCGGGGGTGCCCTGCTGCGATCAGCACGGGCTGAGATCACACCCCAGGAACCTGAACCGGGTCATTCCGGCGGAGGGAGCGTGACGGAAGGGCCGCCCCCCGGCGCGTGCCTTCCTCGGCTTCCCCTCGTGACGCGAGGGGGATTTTTTATGCGCAAAACACTGCTGCTCGGCCTGCTGCTCGCGGGGGCCGCCCACGCCCAGACCACCCTGACGGTGATTACCCATGACTCCTTCGACGTGGATAAGAAACTGGTCGCCCAGTTCGAGCAGGCGAACAAGGCCCGCGTGCGCTTCGTGCGGGGTGGGGACGCGGGCGAACTCCTCAACCGCCTGATCCTGACCCGCCGCGCCCCGATTGCCGACGTGGTGTACGGCCTGGACAATGCCATGCTGCCCCGCGCGAAGGCCGCCGGGATTCTGGAGGCGTACCGCTCGCCCGCGCTGGCGAGGGTGTCCGCCGCCTCCCGCCTGGACGATGCGGGGCTGCTGAACACGGTGAATTCCGGCCTAGTGGCGCTGAACTATGACCGCGCGGCCTGGGCGAAGACGGGCCTGCCCCTGCCCCGCAGCCTGGACGACCTGAAAAAGCCGCAGTACGCCCGCCTGACGGTGGTTTCCTCGCCCGCGACGAGCAGCCCCGGCCTCGCTTTCCTGCTCGCCACCGTGAACCACTACGGCGAGGCGGGCGCGTGGGCGTGGTGGCGCGAGGCCCGCGCGAACGGCATGAAGGTCACGCGCGGCTGGTCGGACGCCTACAACAAGGACTTCAGCAAGAACGGCGGCAAGTACCCCATCGTCCTGAGCTACGCGAGCAGCCCCGCCGCCGAGGTCTACTACGCGGACGGCTACGACCCGAAAAAGCTACCTGCCCAGGCGCCCACCGCCAACCTGTTCCTGCCGGGCAGCACCTTCCTGCAACTGGAGGGCGTGGGCGTGCTGAAGGGGAGCAAGCAGCCCGCGCTCGCCCGCAAGTTCGTGGACTTCATGCTGTCGGGCGGCGTGCAGGCCGACATTCCCACCCGGATGTGGGTTTACCCGGCGGTGAGCGGCACCAAACTGGACCCCGTCTTCCGCTTTGCCGAGAAGCCCGAGGTCAAGCCTGTGAAGGCCAGCGTGGCGGCCAACCCGCAGCGGCTGGTGGACGCCTGGGTGACGCAGGTACTGCGGGCACGGTGAAGGGGACGAGCTTCGCCCGCCACCCCCCTCTGCTTCGCAGCTCTACGAGTCCCAGCCTCCCCCGCAA from Deinococcus terrestris includes:
- a CDS encoding HepT-like ribonuclease domain-containing protein, encoding MASPPPPLFPDLRLPTIAAVLRDGEAAWRAAGVSRVRVFGSVARGEADSSADIDLLLDFAGEMGLLDLMRAKEVFEDLLGRRVDVLTEGGLHPALRGEILADAVDVLEVPDPPPHSHRGKRWRWRVHDLLRALDRVTASTDGHTLASFLADERSQDAVLHNLLRLGEGTKYIPQSVQDRTPGVPWPRLRDIRNLLAHDYFGVDPRLVWHTARVELPALRPALQALADAPHDDFQP
- a CDS encoding 4'-phosphopantetheinyl transferase superfamily protein; this translates as MIVAIGHDLIEIERIRGLLVREGRRAEKLFAPCELAYCAEHADPAPSLAARFAAKEAFQKVWPRPHGWRDVWVERERTPDGPFPFARPVLGFAPEIAAELEARGWVAHLTLTHTKEHASAVVVLEARSGR
- a CDS encoding DUF937 domain-containing protein; the protein is MTVNDPLVSFFGPATPTLGQVAGLSPADSGRVLREGLPLLVQALADTDRTPEGRAAIDQAYAAIPNFSSVDAALNAPGGASELMQAGEVLSANVLREPLPSLASRLGSADSAGTTRLLQLALPLLLSLLAGRGMRPGDLVGMATGGSTGTAPVAAGLTATGLIETLRGRLGGSSGEALGRAAGFTASTAGRAASASLPVLLAAIARKGQDEAGAADLLNRSRDLEDLAAGPLPTDPAEVARLEGQGRPLVTHLFGSADAVTGRLGSAVGGSGASAGKLLALLAPVVLGLLGREARATGTTAAGLSRVLGEVPGLLPGLIPPGMSGLSALLNPPTVAAATPQVRAAPAPRPSPTPATSTTTSTTTVTQTRRRGGFPWWLIPLLLLLGLGGCWLTQQNDREPATASAPAATQQGGESILVTNPTSDADLPAEAFVMSGTAAPGVTLTISDEGDEVAAATVDDTGNWEAQIPAPTPGEHTYTVEGSDGTRSQFKVNIVDDAAAATGDGESILVTNPTAGANLPAEPFEMSGTATPGITLTVSDQGQEVATATVDDAGNWQAQLPAPTLGEHVYTVEGSDGTQSQFRVNVVEDDASDDTAASDGQAQQEATEATTPAAQPSEPASPSSGTPASGATTAPSRPAAGTPAAQPPATPPAGAATEETPDTTATEPTEPAAAFTIAEPAADAELPAGGFTLSGTGEPGQSVQILEDGTSLGTVTVADDGTWSLDVPSPVEGAHTYAVQDEAGTELTSVSVTVAAADPNASAATCDEPYSLSISDGQTVSEPFRFGGVGAGEGYLVTVRRGERVVGTKRVLLDSTCGWSYQSRPGPGEVTYDVRPLEDPNAEPLSTVNLTVAN
- the paaA gene encoding 1,2-phenylacetyl-CoA epoxidase subunit PaaA; translation: MTQTLTPAETAEQHAAFEARIQRGEKIEPGDWMPAEYRRQLIRMISQHAHSEVVGMLPEGEWITKAPTLKRKTILIAKVQDEAGHGQYLYHAAETLGISREEMLDALLSGRAKYSSIFNYPTHTWADVGMIGWLVDGAAIKNQTMLAGCSYGPYSRAMVRICSEETFHHKQGKEMIVAYAQGTPEQRQMAQDALNRWWWPALMMLGPHDADSPNTGALSKWGIKLKTNDEVRQEFINEHAPELLEAGLTIPDPELHQDADGNWKHGPINWDEFWAVVKGQQGLNRERLGARREAHEDGAWVREALEAYAARQMGQAAD
- a CDS encoding phosphodiester glycosidase family protein; this encodes MQVRQVTSGGTLYTVATVDLTRDRLELHWLNPTTGEPYGTFRQVMARLGKSGRRVLFATNSGIYAPGLKPLGLHVEGGRTLVPLNNARSGGNFALLPNGVFWIRGKQAGVTETQAYRRADLRPTFASQSGPLLVEKGRLHPAFNKSGTSFKVRSGVGVCSDGRVRFVVSGAPVNFHSFAVFFRDTLGCPDALYLDGSISAYATPGTDTQFAEFAGIWTVSR
- a CDS encoding NUDIX domain-containing protein, producing the protein MIHLIVWLVVRDASGRVLLGRRSGTTFADGLWNLPGGAVEPGEALLDAVTREAWEEVGLRVDPAALRSLGVSRYDVIGLGGPVAGVDFLFLAGAWDGEPQPLDKTSEVGWFAADALPPDCLPWLPGVLRAHLVEGVRLTEQLTGVEGIRSLPR
- a CDS encoding phenylacetic acid degradation protein, whose translation is MTAPDTQWPRWEVFKQDAPNRPHQAVGSIHAGDPQHALVTARNVFVRRPAAVSLWTVREADILTATPEELAARPEVLDTPGEAGTYHVGLKRTHKRSMTFVDLVGTVEASGPGDALRQARGQHPDALTWLVFPESAVVRTDEDPGTVESWFAPAKDKTYKQQQFYGVIGRHIGELKREGLIPGRAKEGVQE
- the paaD gene encoding 1,2-phenylacetyl-CoA epoxidase subunit PaaD codes for the protein MTTLPVTPEQVWTALAAVPDPEIPVVSVTDMGMVRDVTVDGGRVSVTFTPTFSGCPALHVIRDSIGEAVRALGVQDVEVRSTLTPPWTTDWIQEDARERLRQYGIAPPAPAGDSPLITLDPEPTRCPRCGSLNVRMTGSFGPTLCKRLYVCDACKEPFEGFKSV
- the paaC gene encoding 1,2-phenylacetyl-CoA epoxidase subunit PaaC; the protein is MTATEQQAAETLSEGLRAALIEKLTALADDEIVLAHRDGEWTGHAPILEEDIALANIAQDELGHAGLYLELRRALDGSDADRLAFFRDASEYRCTRFVELPKGDWAFTMLRQFLFDTYEALWLEAARSSTYAPLAEVAAKALREEKFHLQHTALWVERLALGTEESRRRTQTALDELWPYAAQLFQPVPGEAELVTARIVPDLEKLRGSWESFVLPHLTGKCGLTLPDVPADAGAGRDTHTEHLAPLLAEMQSVARAVPNAEVW
- the paaZ gene encoding phenylacetic acid degradation bifunctional protein PaaZ codes for the protein MTTLPTPDLLRPASYVYGTWHANPDGETLVDAIYGRPVAVISSEGVDFAQALAYGRDVGGPALRRLTFHTRARALRALATHLMERKEDYYTLNLLTGATRRDGWVDIEGGIGTLFSYASLARRELPDERFLPDGKVEQLGKGGTFVGRHILVPRDGVAVQINAYNFPVWGMLEKLAPAFIAGMPTLVKPAPQTAYLTERVVRDIVASGLLPEGALQLVTGDPGDLLDHLEEQDMVAFTGSAATAAKLKVHPNIVARNVPFVTEADSLNASVLGLTVRPEDPEFALYVKEVAREITGKAGQKCTAIRRALVPRDRVEAVVEALRKELGKVTLGDPARDDVRMGALVSTAQRERVQATLEALREEARVVIGGEERDLLGGDREKGAFLDPTVLLCDSPLTARGPHELEAFGPVATLLPYDTLDDAVRLAKMGRGSLAGSIITHDRAEATDLVMGLASTHGRLLVLNRNNAKESTGHGSPLPQLKHGGPGRAGGGEELAGAAGIKHHMNKVAVQADPTTLAAVTREYVPGAEVREDVVHPFRKSFDEIQVGDSLLTHRRTVTEADIVNFAGLTGDHFYAHVDEIGAKEGIFGKRVAHGYFLISAAAGQFVSAAPGPVLANYGLENLRFITPVGIGDTIRTRLTCKRKIRKDLRPGETRPTGVVEWRAEITNQNEELVATYDILTLVERSRDGADPALEA